One window of Anaerolineales bacterium genomic DNA carries:
- a CDS encoding SET domain-containing protein produces the protein MSSANTMEKLTIKTENKFRTLTTKQSYKKGEIICAMPSEDVREKPNRFTVQIGRDRHTHVGKLAALNHSCDPNVILDTENMEMVAARDIEKGEELFFFYPSTEWQMDAPFICLCGSANCINVVAGARFLPLSTLERHYLNPHIREMMIELLESTKNNLDKIKV, from the coding sequence ATGTCATCAGCGAACACGATGGAAAAATTAACCATCAAGACCGAAAATAAATTTAGAACATTGACAACAAAACAGAGTTACAAAAAGGGTGAGATCATCTGCGCCATGCCGAGCGAGGATGTGCGCGAAAAACCGAATCGTTTTACTGTGCAGATCGGCCGCGACCGGCACACGCACGTCGGAAAACTCGCCGCACTCAACCACTCCTGCGACCCGAACGTCATTCTGGACACCGAGAACATGGAAATGGTTGCCGCGCGCGATATCGAAAAGGGCGAGGAACTCTTCTTCTTCTATCCCTCCACCGAATGGCAGATGGACGCGCCTTTCATCTGCCTGTGCGGTTCGGCGAATTGCATCAACGTGGTGGCGGGCGCAAGGTTCCTGCCGCTCTCCACACTCGAACGTCATTACCTCAACCCGCACATCCGCGAAATGATGATCGAACTGCTCGAATCAACGAAGAATAATCTCGATAAGATAAAAGTCTGA
- a CDS encoding signal peptidase I, with protein MNRRFAPNILSAFWIIVMIMTWSAFAPRQVGGLASYVIIVGSSMEPNFHIGDLVIAHREPNYEAGDAVVYMNREVGQFIFHRIIAEETGRFLLKGDNNPWTDTYRPTGDEVLGRLWLHIPRGGSSLLQLRNPAALSLIVGLLAILLLTPVSSQSLKGKKRMNRKTSQEPLSAIRRKMAVWLTHARATSLPTLPNRRNNDLIEGVFFGLTIVALGSAVLAILSFSKPPFRVENDPVDFSEIGVFSYSATAPKGVYDSDALKSGDPIFPQLTCSLDVSFQYVLMPQPAQDIAGTHRLTAIVTEPASGWTRRLPLQAETPFSGNTFGTTVPLNVCEIDRLIQSLEREAGFHSASYLVTIVPNVHLKGVLAGRPLETRFDIGLTFRYDRIHFALVRDEGNSDPLNVSQKGILNEERTVANTMLLLGMKAAIPTVRWSALLGLILSLAGLALLTVRVQDLAKSNYAEFVRLRYQSLITEIQKTPAMDSANVIDVASMDDLAKLAEKSGLMILYLKEPVLQTYYVQGAGMMYRFIIPVQMRQPDLAVKAETATKMEITTSQEEQ; from the coding sequence ATGAACAGACGTTTCGCTCCGAACATACTGTCCGCTTTCTGGATCATCGTCATGATAATGACTTGGTCCGCTTTTGCCCCCAGACAGGTTGGAGGGCTTGCCTCCTACGTCATCATTGTCGGCTCAAGCATGGAGCCGAACTTTCACATCGGTGACCTGGTGATTGCTCACCGAGAACCTAACTATGAAGCGGGAGATGCCGTCGTATACATGAACCGGGAGGTTGGACAGTTTATCTTCCACCGGATCATAGCGGAGGAAACAGGGAGATTCCTGCTGAAAGGCGATAACAACCCCTGGACGGATACGTACCGACCAACCGGGGATGAGGTCCTAGGCAGGTTGTGGCTGCACATTCCCAGGGGCGGCAGCAGCCTCCTTCAATTGCGCAACCCAGCTGCGCTTTCCCTGATCGTTGGTCTTCTGGCAATCCTTTTGCTCACCCCGGTATCCTCACAATCGTTGAAAGGTAAAAAACGTATGAACAGGAAAACATCCCAGGAACCACTTTCTGCCATCCGGCGAAAAATGGCTGTCTGGCTGACACACGCGCGAGCCACATCCCTGCCTACCCTCCCGAATCGCAGGAATAACGACTTGATCGAGGGCGTGTTTTTCGGGCTGACAATTGTCGCGCTTGGCTCCGCTGTCCTCGCCATACTTTCTTTTTCCAAACCCCCATTCCGGGTTGAAAACGACCCTGTCGACTTTAGTGAAATCGGGGTCTTCTCGTACAGCGCGACAGCCCCAAAAGGTGTCTATGATTCCGATGCCCTCAAAAGCGGGGACCCGATCTTTCCCCAGCTTACCTGTTCGTTGGATGTCAGTTTTCAATATGTTCTCATGCCCCAGCCCGCACAGGATATCGCCGGAACGCATCGCCTGACTGCGATCGTAACCGAACCTGCCAGTGGCTGGACGCGGCGTTTGCCACTGCAAGCCGAAACTCCATTCAGCGGGAATACATTTGGCACCACGGTCCCGCTCAACGTGTGTGAGATCGACCGCTTGATCCAATCCCTGGAACGGGAGGCTGGCTTCCATTCGGCTTCCTATCTTGTCACGATTGTGCCAAACGTCCACTTGAAAGGAGTATTGGCAGGACGACCCCTGGAAACCAGATTCGATATCGGTCTGACTTTTCGATATGATCGCATACACTTTGCGCTTGTCAGAGACGAAGGGAACAGCGATCCATTGAATGTCAGCCAAAAGGGGATTTTGAATGAAGAACGTACGGTGGCGAACACGATGCTTCTCCTGGGCATGAAGGCAGCCATCCCCACAGTGAGGTGGAGCGCCCTGCTCGGGTTGATCCTATCGCTGGCCGGCTTGGCACTGTTGACGGTGCGAGTTCAGGATCTTGCAAAATCGAATTATGCGGAGTTTGTTCGCCTGCGCTATCAATCGCTGATCACTGAGATTCAAAAGACTCCGGCGATGGACTCAGCCAACGTGATTGATGTTGCCTCCATGGATGACCTGGCGAAGCTTGCGGAAAAGTCCGGGTTGATGATCCTATACCTAAAGGAACCGGTCCTGCAAACATATTACGTACAGGGAGCAGGTATGATGTACCGTTTCATCATACCGGTCCAGATGCGTCAGCCAGATCTCGCCGTTAAAGCGGAAACTGCCACGAAAATGGAAATTACAACCAGCCAGGAGGAGCAATGA
- the nadE gene encoding NAD(+) synthase: MKLAIAQINTTLGDLTGNIRRILDAADKARGADLVVFPEMTVPGYPPRDMLYDASFVEAVQAATADLARQARNLPPLLVGSFAPSGEKHYQHPALHNIAYLMKDGKMQTAQVKQLLPVYDVFFEPRWFVPGKKTLPPIEIAGKKIGVMICEDMWDEEYSVHPGADLKAMGAGMLVVMSAVPYRKGAMEGRLYHARRQLVSGLDTSREEHRGTTRPAEIPLIFVNLVGATDELIFDGRSFVAGGEELAGFEEEVGILRADDEPQIRVDGRMTKVVEEEVFNALVLGVRDFARKNGMKKACLGLSGGIDSSVAAVIAAEALGAENVTGIAIPSRFTDPRSTESARELAWNLGIKFEQVSLEKMHEAAEQVLGPDRSGGVSGENIQARLRMVILMSTVNSGGGFLINTSNKTELTLGYSTLYGDMAGAISPLGDLTKMEVVGLGKWVNSEWGIGRVIPEFVMERKPSAELKENQVDPFDYEVVSPRLERMVLADESNAMMKASEHKRWQMGVVLKVSERAFGRGRMVPMTRK; the protein is encoded by the coding sequence GTGAAGCTAGCGATTGCTCAGATCAATACCACGTTAGGAGATTTGACCGGGAATATTCGGCGCATCCTCGACGCGGCGGATAAAGCGCGCGGGGCGGACCTGGTCGTCTTCCCTGAGATGACGGTGCCGGGATACCCGCCGCGAGACATGTTGTACGATGCTTCATTCGTGGAGGCGGTTCAAGCCGCGACCGCGGACCTGGCAAGGCAAGCCAGGAATTTGCCGCCGCTGTTGGTGGGTTCGTTCGCGCCTTCGGGGGAGAAGCATTATCAGCACCCGGCTTTGCATAACATTGCGTACCTAATGAAAGACGGCAAAATGCAAACGGCGCAGGTCAAGCAGTTGCTGCCGGTCTATGACGTGTTCTTCGAACCGCGCTGGTTCGTGCCGGGGAAGAAGACCCTGCCGCCCATCGAGATCGCGGGGAAGAAAATCGGTGTGATGATCTGCGAGGATATGTGGGACGAGGAATATTCGGTTCATCCCGGGGCAGATCTAAAAGCGATGGGCGCGGGGATGCTGGTGGTGATGTCTGCGGTGCCGTATCGAAAGGGGGCGATGGAAGGCAGGTTGTATCATGCGAGGAGGCAGCTGGTCTCGGGTCTCGATACATCCCGCGAGGAGCATCGCGGGACCACTCGACCCGCGGAGATTCCATTAATATTTGTCAATCTCGTCGGGGCGACGGATGAGTTGATCTTCGATGGGAGAAGTTTTGTGGCGGGCGGAGAGGAGCTGGCTGGATTCGAAGAGGAGGTGGGGATTTTGAGAGCGGATGATGAACCGCAGATCAGGGTCGATGGTCGAATGACAAAGGTCGTCGAGGAAGAGGTATTTAACGCGCTGGTATTGGGTGTGCGCGACTTTGCGCGCAAGAATGGGATGAAGAAAGCCTGCCTCGGTCTTTCGGGCGGAATTGATTCTTCAGTGGCGGCTGTCATTGCAGCGGAGGCTTTGGGGGCGGAGAACGTGACCGGTATTGCGATCCCTTCGCGGTTCACGGACCCGAGGTCAACTGAATCAGCAAGGGAGTTGGCGTGGAATTTGGGGATTAAGTTCGAACAAGTCTCATTGGAGAAAATGCATGAAGCGGCGGAACAGGTTCTGGGTCCCGACAGAAGCGGGGGAGTCTCGGGGGAGAACATCCAGGCACGGCTAAGGATGGTCATCCTGATGAGCACCGTCAACAGCGGCGGCGGTTTTCTGATCAATACGAGCAACAAGACCGAGTTGACACTGGGGTATTCGACGCTGTACGGCGATATGGCGGGGGCGATCAGCCCGTTGGGTGACCTGACGAAGATGGAGGTGGTGGGGTTGGGAAAATGGGTGAATAGTGAATGGGGAATAGGTCGGGTGATACCGGAGTTTGTGATGGAGAGAAAGCCTTCTGCCGAGTTGAAGGAAAACCAGGTGGACCCGTTCGATTATGAGGTCGTTTCGCCGCGACTGGAGCGGATGGTTTTGGCGGACGAGTCGAACGCGATGATGAAGGCGAGCGAACACAAGCGCTGGCAAATGGGGGTGGTGTTGAAGGTGAGCGAGCGGGCGTTTGGACGGGGACGGATGGTGCCGATGACGAGGAAGTAG
- a CDS encoding tetratricopeptide repeat protein yields the protein MGEIINPYIAGAPVTEQRMFFGREDIFQWIENSIAGQYADHILVLHGQRRVGKTSVLKQLSNRLPHRYIPVFFDLQGRTHTTLDHFLWWLAREIVRVLKQERAIEVPPPPKESFTTDPEFFENQFLTSLQAHLGSDTLLLTFDEFDNLEESEVREELARPLIDHLRRLMGHPNLNFIFSIGSSGRKLENMQAAYTDFFKTALYKKISFLSEEQTDHLVTRPVAGVIEYERPAVDRIYQIASGHPYFTQLTCHELFARCQRTEQRKIAVADVESVLDDVVERGTVNLKFVWDEASDIEKWSLAALVQLEKTDNRTLAEFLRRNHVRFSETDLTSGLLRLREKDVLTPQNRFVIHLLHIWLQKNRPIEQVREELTESNPIANRFIEIGLEFRDGGQPEKAIEFFRQALSVASDNLQAQVNIALTYAVQGHLEQAIAEFEKALTIDDEDVASRSGLCDAHLALGDAAMKRGRVKDAVLSYQRVLAINAEHLEARGRMAELSRQRAEKALAGGRDEEALSAFAEALKFTPEDQALIARSEKVRAEKNAKVLADQISRSEKEAAARNWAKAVEALNAALEIAPGDASILKRIETINQSQLRERLDALLSKVAAAEKTERWDAAIGGLNEYLQLKPDDTAVQKRIADLVEARHTAWQKAVLERVDHAVADRNWDAALSALNEALRLEPDNAVMQARAGQVRAERRTAELNARLARAESAISAGRWDEAIEVLNDGLAAEPENETLKTKLAEARKARRESRLQAALRLAESAAQAGKWETAAASLQEVLLNEPDNPEFIQKLAEIKMLERESRLGGLETLAQSLLKAEKFDEALAAWNEYLALLPADREKAQAEIAAVKKAQTLASLYVDAASAHAGRNYEKAIELFKRIVAEDAEYKDTTDLLAEAVRLRRSGSKTSKIVFKKSWLVGGLLAGLALGVGALVVWVARTGLPAMPAVTTDNTKTPTSAAQPASTVISALDPAIQSALDTIQNEDPLYQTNFDDWDTEETDPNAALVNGKLMLTGRDENGVHFALNTYPSDNFVVEFDIGMSALINGNCFYGAGNGVPPGGSYRGFTMEFYPEGSAVLARYVPESGLDVRLAAASFDKTRSNTITLVVLGDHITAFINGQLAYSALDYAGSVVYVTNGFAAYNQAVCEFDNFKYWDLRDMDSAFKTALAATQNEQPLYQTSFDAWEFGEPEHNAGIVAGKLVVPSEGQEHTAVPVYDLVSDGFAAEFNLHVTESSPEGHCIFETGDGVPGDAYRAISVEFHADGRAALSHHVGGGVHEVLAESRYDIEIENNVTLFILGDQIAVFIDGRLAYTAIDPDGSAMYVHQSLSASSGIGCEYDNFKIWDMGEVDSAVRIALAAIQSEEPLYQTSFDAWDFGDPVENAKVENGKLVLSTDSDINTFVPLDNFEFNSKRFAFEFETQLLESLDDAGCSLVVGSTDTYFSVNFRPSGQVRVVHPKDPDDLIIGSGKFDPSISNAVTLFVLDDRFSLFINDELAFTALDPEGSTVYTYATFRAFSTVTCEFDNYKFWDLSGVDFSAATTATGTKSFFGSALAWVAGKTPDYEDDFSDPSSGWTIEQNSTGNEVRYLDGEYFISAKDICYGASLPTDPVFSDFFLEMDAGFINQGKGSATIIFRDDGTSHFGVNIFPMGLVGFHKNINGTHTDLLYTEVPASSFQSWNTPKHLTLIARQNQLAIYINGKLVIAQADTSSSQGTFYFLVCDDHGDNLQVLIDNLKIWDITDLSP from the coding sequence GTGGGTGAAATAATCAATCCCTATATTGCGGGGGCACCCGTCACCGAACAGCGCATGTTCTTCGGTCGTGAGGACATTTTTCAATGGATCGAGAACAGCATCGCTGGGCAGTATGCCGACCACATCCTCGTCCTTCACGGGCAACGCCGCGTCGGCAAAACCTCCGTTCTAAAGCAATTAAGCAATCGCCTCCCCCATCGTTACATCCCCGTCTTCTTTGATCTTCAAGGTCGCACCCATACAACCCTAGATCATTTTTTGTGGTGGCTGGCGCGCGAGATCGTGCGCGTCCTCAAACAGGAACGCGCTATCGAAGTCCCTCCCCCTCCAAAAGAATCCTTCACAACCGATCCCGAATTCTTTGAGAACCAATTCCTCACCAGCCTGCAGGCGCACCTCGGCAGCGACACGCTCCTTCTCACGTTTGACGAGTTCGACAACCTCGAGGAAAGCGAGGTCAGGGAGGAGTTGGCGCGCCCGCTCATCGATCATCTGCGTCGTCTGATGGGGCATCCCAACCTCAACTTCATCTTCTCCATTGGCTCCTCGGGCCGCAAGCTCGAGAACATGCAGGCCGCCTACACCGACTTTTTCAAGACCGCCCTCTACAAAAAGATCAGTTTCCTCAGCGAAGAACAGACTGACCATCTGGTCACGCGTCCCGTCGCAGGCGTGATCGAATACGAGCGCCCTGCGGTCGACCGTATCTACCAGATCGCGTCGGGGCACCCCTACTTCACCCAGCTCACCTGCCACGAACTCTTCGCTCGTTGTCAGCGCACCGAACAGCGCAAGATCGCCGTCGCGGATGTCGAATCCGTACTCGATGATGTTGTCGAACGCGGCACTGTCAATCTCAAATTCGTCTGGGACGAAGCCTCCGACATCGAAAAATGGAGTCTCGCCGCGCTGGTGCAGTTGGAGAAGACCGACAACCGCACCCTTGCCGAGTTCCTGCGCAGGAACCATGTCCGCTTCAGTGAGACCGATCTCACTTCCGGCCTTCTCCGCTTGCGCGAGAAGGATGTCCTTACCCCGCAAAACCGCTTCGTTATCCACCTATTGCACATCTGGCTGCAAAAGAACCGCCCCATCGAACAGGTCCGCGAGGAACTGACCGAGTCCAACCCCATCGCCAACCGCTTCATCGAGATCGGCTTGGAATTCCGCGATGGCGGCCAACCCGAAAAAGCCATTGAATTCTTCCGCCAGGCGCTCTCCGTTGCATCCGATAATCTTCAGGCGCAGGTCAATATTGCGCTGACCTACGCCGTGCAGGGACATTTGGAACAAGCCATCGCCGAATTCGAAAAAGCCCTCACCATCGACGATGAAGACGTAGCCTCGCGTTCCGGCCTCTGTGATGCGCACCTCGCCCTCGGCGATGCGGCGATGAAACGCGGACGCGTAAAAGACGCAGTGCTTTCCTATCAGCGTGTGCTGGCTATTAATGCCGAACATCTCGAAGCGCGCGGGCGCATGGCCGAGTTGAGCCGCCAGCGTGCCGAAAAAGCCCTCGCAGGCGGTCGGGACGAGGAGGCCTTGTCTGCCTTTGCCGAGGCGCTCAAGTTCACGCCTGAAGATCAGGCACTGATCGCCCGTTCGGAAAAAGTACGCGCCGAGAAAAATGCCAAGGTTTTGGCAGATCAGATTTCGAGGTCCGAGAAGGAAGCCGCCGCGCGCAATTGGGCGAAAGCCGTCGAAGCCTTGAACGCCGCGTTGGAGATCGCGCCCGGCGATGCCTCCATCCTGAAGCGGATCGAGACCATTAACCAGAGTCAGTTGCGCGAACGGCTTGATGCCCTCTTGTCGAAGGTCGCCGCCGCCGAAAAAACGGAACGCTGGGACGCCGCCATCGGTGGCTTGAACGAATATCTTCAATTAAAGCCCGATGACACAGCCGTCCAAAAACGCATCGCGGATCTGGTCGAAGCCAGGCACACTGCCTGGCAGAAAGCGGTTCTCGAACGCGTCGATCATGCCGTGGCAGACCGCAATTGGGATGCAGCCCTGAGCGCCCTGAACGAAGCCTTGCGGTTGGAACCGGACAACGCAGTGATGCAGGCCAGGGCTGGTCAGGTGCGTGCCGAGCGTCGCACGGCCGAACTGAACGCCCGTCTGGCGCGCGCCGAGTCTGCCATCAGCGCAGGCCGCTGGGACGAGGCCATCGAAGTGCTCAATGACGGCCTTGCCGCCGAGCCGGAGAATGAAACGCTGAAAACCAAACTGGCGGAGGCGCGCAAAGCCAGGCGGGAGTCACGCTTGCAGGCCGCTCTTCGTCTGGCGGAAAGCGCCGCACAGGCGGGCAAGTGGGAAACCGCCGCCGCCTCGCTTCAGGAAGTGCTGCTCAACGAGCCGGACAATCCTGAATTCATCCAAAAGCTGGCGGAGATCAAAATGCTCGAACGCGAGAGTAGGCTGGGCGGGCTTGAAACCCTGGCACAATCCCTGCTGAAAGCGGAAAAATTCGATGAAGCCCTGGCGGCATGGAATGAATACCTCGCCCTTCTGCCCGCCGACCGCGAAAAGGCGCAGGCTGAGATCGCGGCGGTTAAAAAGGCGCAAACCCTGGCGTCTCTTTATGTCGACGCCGCATCTGCGCACGCCGGTAGGAATTACGAGAAAGCCATAGAACTTTTCAAACGCATCGTGGCGGAGGATGCGGAATATAAAGACACCACAGACCTGCTTGCTGAGGCGGTCCGCCTGCGCCGGTCCGGCTCCAAAACCTCGAAGATCGTCTTCAAGAAAAGCTGGCTCGTCGGCGGGTTGCTGGCGGGTCTTGCGCTTGGCGTTGGCGCGCTGGTTGTTTGGGTCGCTCGGACCGGCTTGCCTGCCATGCCCGCCGTGACCACGGACAACACAAAGACGCCTACCAGCGCCGCACAGCCGGCTTCAACAGTAATTTCCGCCCTTGATCCTGCCATCCAGTCTGCGCTCGATACCATCCAGAACGAAGACCCGCTTTACCAGACCAACTTCGATGACTGGGACACTGAAGAAACAGACCCCAATGCCGCGCTTGTGAATGGGAAATTAATGCTCACAGGCAGGGATGAAAATGGGGTGCATTTTGCTCTGAACACATATCCCTCAGATAACTTCGTGGTTGAATTTGATATTGGTATGTCCGCCTTAATAAACGGGAATTGCTTCTATGGGGCAGGGAATGGCGTTCCCCCCGGTGGGTCGTATAGGGGCTTCACCATGGAATTCTATCCAGAAGGCTCGGCAGTCCTGGCAAGATATGTGCCTGAATCGGGCTTGGATGTACGCCTGGCTGCAGCATCGTTTGACAAAACGAGGTCCAACACGATCACGCTCGTCGTGTTGGGGGATCACATCACCGCCTTTATTAATGGGCAGTTGGCATATTCCGCCCTGGATTATGCCGGGAGCGTGGTGTATGTCACAAATGGTTTCGCCGCATACAATCAGGCAGTTTGTGAATTTGACAACTTCAAGTATTGGGACTTGAGGGATATGGACTCAGCCTTCAAAACTGCGCTAGCAGCAACCCAAAATGAGCAGCCGCTCTACCAGACCAGTTTCGATGCCTGGGAGTTTGGTGAACCTGAGCATAACGCAGGGATCGTCGCCGGAAAACTGGTTGTCCCGAGTGAAGGGCAAGAACATACAGCCGTGCCTGTATACGATCTTGTTTCCGATGGATTCGCGGCTGAATTTAACCTCCATGTCACAGAATCCAGCCCCGAAGGTCATTGTATCTTTGAAACAGGCGACGGCGTCCCTGGCGATGCCTACAGGGCAATCAGCGTTGAATTTCATGCGGATGGACGGGCTGCTCTATCCCACCATGTTGGCGGGGGGGTTCATGAGGTGCTGGCTGAGAGCAGGTACGATATCGAAATAGAGAACAATGTCACGCTGTTCATCCTTGGAGATCAAATTGCCGTTTTCATTGATGGTCGGTTGGCATACACCGCCATCGACCCAGATGGGAGCGCCATGTATGTTCATCAGTCTTTATCAGCCAGTTCTGGAATTGGGTGCGAATATGACAACTTCAAGATCTGGGACATGGGCGAGGTGGATTCGGCGGTCAGAATTGCGCTGGCTGCCATCCAGAGCGAAGAGCCGCTTTACCAGACGAGTTTCGATGCCTGGGATTTTGGGGATCCGGTGGAGAATGCTAAAGTGGAGAACGGGAAGTTGGTTTTAAGCACTGACAGTGATATTAACACATTTGTGCCCCTGGATAACTTCGAATTTAACTCAAAAAGATTTGCTTTTGAGTTTGAGACACAGCTTTTGGAATCTTTGGATGATGCCGGTTGCTCCTTGGTTGTCGGCAGCACTGATACTTATTTTAGTGTCAATTTCCGGCCAAGCGGTCAGGTCAGGGTGGTTCACCCAAAGGATCCTGATGATTTAATCATTGGATCGGGCAAATTTGATCCTTCAATATCTAACGCTGTCACGTTATTCGTTCTCGATGATCGGTTCTCCCTTTTTATTAATGATGAATTGGCATTCACTGCACTTGACCCTGAAGGGAGCACTGTGTATACATATGCGACTTTCCGAGCGTTTTCCACAGTCACGTGCGAATTCGACAATTACAAGTTTTGGGACTTGAGCGGGGTGGATTTCTCTGCTGCGACAACCGCAACCGGGACTAAGTCTTTCTTCGGGTCTGCGCTGGCTTGGGTTGCAGGCAAAACGCCGGACTATGAAGATGATTTCAGCGATCCTTCCAGCGGCTGGACTATCGAACAGAACTCCACCGGCAACGAAGTCCGCTATCTGGATGGCGAATACTTCATTTCCGCCAAGGATATCTGTTATGGCGCGAGTCTTCCGACTGATCCGGTGTTTTCAGACTTTTTCCTGGAAATGGATGCGGGATTTATCAATCAGGGGAAAGGATCAGCAACTATAATTTTTCGGGATGATGGCACTTCCCATTTTGGAGTGAATATTTTTCCAATGGGGCTGGTTGGGTTTCATAAAAACATTAACGGCACCCATACTGATCTGCTTTATACCGAAGTTCCAGCATCATCCTTCCAATCATGGAATACCCCCAAACATCTGACGTTGATTGCCCGGCAGAACCAACTGGCTATCTACATCAACGGGAAGTTGGTCATCGCGCAGGCAGATACTTCATCAAGTCAAGGGACTTTTTATTTTCTTGTGTGCGATGATCACGGTGACAATTTGCAGGTGCTGATTGACAACCTCAAAATATGGGATATCACAGATCTATCACCATGA
- a CDS encoding helix-turn-helix domain-containing protein — MHCHRKYTPEPKKQGYPDSLRKRAMEMYVDGGNLRRIARHLKVAPQTVAYWVTDVAEALPNAPVPEEVKEAEMDEIFTFIGDKKTESTLSLW, encoded by the coding sequence ATGCACTGCCACCGCAAATACACGCCGGAACCGAAAAAGCAGGGGTATCCGGACAGTCTCCGCAAGCGAGCCATGGAAATGTACGTGGATGGAGGTAATCTGCGGCGGATAGCTCGTCATTTGAAAGTTGCGCCACAAACGGTGGCGTATTGGGTGACCGATGTAGCTGAGGCTTTACCGAACGCACCCGTGCCCGAAGAGGTCAAAGAAGCCGAAATGGATGAAATCTTCACCTTTATCGGCGATAAAAAAACAGAATCTACATTATCACTGTGGTAG
- a CDS encoding IS1 family transposase has product MVWIRTQEAIQQVVDQAPKAKWYYSDGFDACKWLWYHFGRYEVSQGKTDTYSVEADNAELRHYLARLARKSRCFSRCPYALECALRLFVYCFNSRQLHKQRFPNYVSHVMDFVSPLF; this is encoded by the coding sequence GTGGTCTGGATCCGCACTCAGGAAGCCATCCAGCAAGTCGTGGATCAAGCGCCGAAAGCCAAGTGGTACTACAGTGATGGGTTTGATGCTTGCAAATGGCTTTGGTATCATTTCGGCAGGTACGAAGTTTCGCAAGGCAAGACGGACACATATTCAGTGGAAGCTGACAATGCCGAGCTGCGTCACTATCTGGCTCGTCTGGCTCGCAAATCCCGTTGTTTCTCACGCTGTCCATATGCGCTGGAGTGTGCTTTGCGCTTATTTGTCTATTGTTTCAACAGCAGGCAACTGCACAAGCAACGCTTTCCAAACTACGTCTCTCATGTGATGGACTTCGTTAGCCCACTGTTTTAG